One genomic segment of Actinoplanes ianthinogenes includes these proteins:
- a CDS encoding helix-turn-helix transcriptional regulator, giving the protein MIELRGRVRERDQLDRLLKDVRAGQSRVLVLRGEAGAGKSALLDYLAGHAPTGRVVRAAGVEPETELAYSALHQLVAPLLPHLDRLPEPQRLALATAFGLAAGRPPEALLIGLAVLGLLAEAAVEQPLIVVVDDAQWLDRMSEVILTFVARRLDAESVALVFAARTPADDALLTGLPELRVEGLPDADARALLATVLPGLVDARVRDRIVAETRGNPLALLELPRDMDPAFGFGAPGLSSLAAGASSVGGAASPAGGASSSGGAASSAGGASSSAGEAASFAVEVRSFEAGVRSFGAGASSPAGRVEGGFERRIAALPADSRTLLLAAAVEPVGDVTLLWRAVERLGISPDAAGPAQAAGLVEIGARVRFRHPLARSAAWRGADAAELRAVHRALAEVTDADRDPDRRAWHRGHAAVGPDEAVAAELEGSAGRALARGGRAAAAAFLERAAELTPDRNRRAARMLAAAQARLASGAAAAVPDLLAAVEMGPLDPVQQAGVERLRARVAFVLNTGHEIVPPLLAAARRLESLDPAAARETYLSAVGAAINAGRLGSVDRAGGVGSLDRAGDAVAAPADAGVLGRAIEAAAAAPVGDEPAGLLLASLIIWHREGHAAAVPAFREALAAVPADSELDLLWLTGMLVHEVFDDEAFQDRTEQAVAFARAAGVLSRLPGALTFRSTALIYAGRFADASDLIDEAAALARATGPAPHPASAGILAAFRGRTEEALALIDELSRDATAGGVGWLLSTAGYSKAVLHNGHGDYAAALTAAQEAAAYEDLAVLQWTLGELVEAAVRAGAPRVAAEARDRLVARAAAADTPWARGVRALADALVDDTESAYQEAVTQFAASRHKVQLARARLLYGEWLRRANRRGDARDQLRPAYEAFTTMGAEAFAERAGRELTATGETVRKRSPGTAEELTPQESQIARLAAAGRTNPEIGAVLFLSPRTVEWHLRKIFTKLGITSRRELPTAVGRA; this is encoded by the coding sequence GTGATCGAACTGCGGGGGCGAGTCCGTGAGCGGGACCAGCTCGACAGACTTCTCAAGGACGTCCGGGCCGGTCAGAGCCGGGTCCTGGTGCTGCGCGGCGAGGCCGGCGCGGGCAAGTCGGCGCTGCTCGACTACCTCGCCGGGCACGCGCCGACCGGCCGGGTGGTCCGGGCCGCCGGTGTCGAGCCGGAGACCGAGCTGGCGTACTCGGCCCTCCACCAACTGGTCGCCCCGCTGCTGCCGCACCTGGACCGGCTGCCCGAGCCGCAGCGGCTCGCCCTCGCCACCGCGTTCGGCCTCGCCGCCGGCCGGCCGCCCGAGGCGCTGCTGATCGGGCTGGCCGTGCTCGGCCTGCTCGCCGAGGCCGCCGTCGAGCAGCCCCTGATCGTGGTCGTCGACGACGCCCAGTGGCTGGACCGGATGTCCGAGGTGATCCTCACCTTCGTGGCCCGCCGGCTCGACGCCGAGTCGGTCGCCCTGGTCTTCGCGGCCCGCACCCCGGCCGACGACGCCCTGCTCACCGGCCTGCCCGAGCTGCGCGTCGAGGGCCTGCCGGACGCCGACGCCCGCGCCCTGCTGGCTACCGTGCTGCCCGGCCTGGTCGACGCCCGGGTCCGCGACCGGATCGTGGCGGAGACCCGGGGCAATCCGCTGGCCCTGCTCGAACTGCCCCGCGACATGGATCCGGCGTTCGGGTTCGGCGCGCCCGGGCTCTCGTCGCTCGCGGCCGGTGCCTCGTCTGTTGGTGGGGCCGCGTCGCCTGCGGGTGGGGCTTCGTCGTCGGGTGGGGCCGCGTCGTCTGCGGGTGGGGCTTCGTCGTCTGCGGGCGAGGCCGCATCGTTCGCAGTCGAAGTCCGGTCGTTCGAGGCCGGAGTCCGGTCGTTCGGGGCCGGGGCTTCGTCGCCGGCCGGCCGGGTCGAGGGGGGCTTCGAGCGGCGGATCGCCGCGCTGCCCGCGGACAGCCGGACGCTGCTGCTGGCCGCCGCGGTCGAACCGGTCGGTGACGTGACGCTGCTCTGGCGGGCGGTGGAGCGGCTCGGGATCAGCCCGGACGCGGCCGGCCCGGCCCAGGCCGCCGGGCTGGTCGAGATCGGAGCTCGGGTGCGGTTCCGGCACCCGCTGGCGCGGTCTGCCGCATGGCGTGGCGCCGATGCCGCCGAGTTGCGGGCCGTGCACCGGGCGCTGGCCGAGGTCACCGACGCGGACCGGGACCCGGACCGGCGCGCCTGGCACCGCGGCCACGCCGCCGTCGGCCCGGACGAGGCGGTCGCGGCCGAGCTGGAGGGATCGGCCGGCCGTGCGCTGGCGCGGGGCGGCCGGGCCGCTGCGGCCGCTTTCCTGGAGCGGGCCGCCGAGCTCACGCCGGACCGGAACCGGCGAGCGGCGCGGATGCTGGCCGCGGCCCAGGCCCGGCTCGCATCCGGCGCTGCGGCAGCGGTCCCGGACCTGCTCGCGGCCGTCGAGATGGGCCCGCTCGATCCGGTCCAGCAGGCCGGCGTGGAGCGTCTCCGCGCCCGGGTGGCCTTCGTCCTGAACACCGGCCACGAGATCGTCCCGCCACTGCTCGCCGCCGCCCGTCGCCTGGAAAGCCTGGACCCGGCCGCCGCCCGGGAGACGTATCTGTCCGCGGTCGGCGCGGCCATCAACGCCGGCCGGCTCGGTTCCGTCGACCGTGCGGGCGGTGTCGGGTCGCTGGATCGTGCGGGCGATGCCGTGGCTGCTCCCGCTGATGCTGGTGTGCTGGGGCGCGCGATCGAAGCCGCGGCAGCGGCTCCGGTCGGGGACGAGCCTGCCGGGTTGCTGCTGGCCAGCCTGATCATCTGGCATCGGGAGGGGCATGCCGCGGCGGTGCCGGCGTTCCGCGAGGCGCTGGCCGCGGTGCCGGCGGACAGCGAACTGGACCTGCTCTGGCTGACCGGCATGCTGGTCCACGAGGTGTTCGACGACGAGGCGTTCCAGGACCGCACCGAGCAGGCGGTCGCCTTCGCCCGCGCCGCCGGGGTGCTGTCCCGGCTGCCCGGTGCGCTCACCTTCCGGTCGACCGCGCTGATCTACGCGGGGCGGTTCGCCGACGCCTCCGACCTGATCGACGAGGCGGCCGCACTGGCCCGCGCCACCGGCCCGGCGCCGCACCCGGCCAGCGCCGGCATCCTGGCCGCGTTCCGGGGACGCACCGAGGAGGCGCTCGCCCTGATCGACGAACTCAGCCGCGACGCGACGGCCGGCGGCGTCGGCTGGCTGCTGAGCACCGCCGGGTACAGCAAGGCGGTCCTGCACAACGGGCACGGTGACTATGCGGCGGCGCTGACCGCGGCGCAGGAGGCGGCGGCCTACGAGGACCTCGCGGTTCTCCAGTGGACCCTCGGCGAACTGGTCGAGGCCGCGGTCCGGGCCGGTGCACCGCGGGTGGCGGCCGAGGCACGGGACCGTCTGGTGGCCCGGGCCGCGGCTGCTGACACCCCGTGGGCACGCGGGGTGCGGGCTCTCGCCGACGCGCTGGTCGACGACACCGAGAGCGCCTACCAGGAGGCGGTCACCCAGTTCGCCGCGAGCCGTCACAAGGTGCAGCTCGCCCGGGCCCGCCTGCTCTACGGCGAGTGGCTGCGCCGCGCCAACCGCCGCGGCGATGCCCGCGACCAGCTCCGCCCGGCGTATGAGGCGTTCACCACGATGGGCGCCGAGGCGTTCGCCGAGCGGGCCGGCCGTGAACTGACCGCAACTGGCGAGACCGTCCGCAAGCGATCCCCGGGGACGGCCGAGGAACTGACCCCGCAGGAGTCCCAGATCGCCCGGCTGGCAGCGGCCGGCCGCACCAATCCGGAGATCGGCGCGGTCCTGTTCCTCAGTCCCCGCACCGTGGAATGGCACCTCCGGAAAATCTTCACCAAGCTCGGGATCACGTCCCGCCGCGAGCTGCCCACCGCCGTCGGCCGCGCCTGA
- a CDS encoding VOC family protein — protein sequence MDYRLELIAVPVSDVDRAKRFYRRLGWREDLDYVCGDDFRVVHFTPPGSSCSIVFGVGIGTARPGTLENVHLIVRDIEEARAELLARGVEVSEIFHDADGVFHHAGTTKRAAGLYPGRSSYGSFASFGDPDGNGYLLQEVSERAASSVAA from the coding sequence ATGGACTATCGACTGGAGCTGATCGCCGTGCCGGTCAGCGACGTCGACCGGGCGAAGCGGTTCTACCGCCGGCTCGGCTGGCGCGAGGACCTCGACTACGTGTGCGGCGACGACTTCCGGGTGGTGCACTTCACCCCGCCCGGGTCGAGCTGCTCGATCGTCTTCGGGGTCGGCATCGGCACCGCCCGTCCCGGCACCCTGGAGAACGTCCACCTGATCGTCCGGGACATCGAGGAGGCCCGCGCCGAGCTGCTGGCCCGGGGCGTCGAGGTCAGCGAGATCTTCCACGACGCGGACGGCGTCTTCCACCATGCGGGCACCACGAAACGGGCCGCGGGCCTCTACCCGGGGCGGTCGTCCTACGGCTCGTTCGCGTCGTTCGGTGACCCGGACGGCAACGGCTATCTGCTGCAGGAGGTCAGCGAGCGGGCCGCGAGTAGTGTCGCCGCGTGA
- a CDS encoding dihydrolipoyl dehydrogenase family protein translates to MRSFDVVVVGAGPGGEVAAGRLAEAGLDVAIVEADKVGGECSYYACIPSKALLRPGELLAEARRTPGVAAAVTGDLDVAAVLRRRDELIGNLDDAGQVPWLTERGVTLIRGWGRLAGEKRVQVGDETLEARQAVILAGGTRAALPDIDGLAESEPWTNREAVTTPTVPESLIVIGGGVVGTELSQAFTSLGSRVTLIPGKRGLLPREEPFAGEQVAQSLVEQGVDIRFGARAQGVRRTGVDVEVTLSDGTAVRAAEILVAAGRTPQAADLGLETVGVTALRVDENMRIPGLSWLYVVGDLNGKALFTHMAKYQAAIAAGDILGKPMAAEHLADGPGSPRVIFTEPQVAAVGHTAATAAAAGLTVRVVDLPTDGNAGGAFTGGPRGTSRFLVDTDRNVLVGVTLTGSNVADFLQAATVAVVGEVPLGRLRHAVPAFPTRSEVWLYLFNALGI, encoded by the coding sequence ATGCGAAGCTTTGATGTGGTGGTGGTCGGCGCCGGACCAGGCGGCGAGGTGGCGGCCGGACGACTGGCCGAGGCCGGGCTGGACGTGGCGATCGTCGAGGCCGACAAGGTCGGCGGCGAGTGCTCCTACTACGCGTGCATACCGTCCAAAGCGCTGCTGCGCCCGGGCGAGCTGCTCGCCGAGGCCCGGCGCACGCCCGGGGTGGCCGCCGCGGTCACCGGCGACCTCGACGTCGCGGCGGTGCTGCGCCGCCGCGACGAGCTGATCGGCAACCTGGACGACGCCGGGCAGGTGCCCTGGCTCACCGAGCGCGGGGTCACCCTGATCCGCGGGTGGGGCCGGCTCGCCGGGGAGAAACGCGTCCAGGTCGGCGACGAGACCCTCGAGGCGCGGCAGGCGGTCATCCTGGCCGGCGGCACCCGGGCGGCGCTGCCGGACATCGACGGGCTGGCCGAGTCCGAGCCGTGGACCAACCGCGAGGCGGTCACCACGCCGACCGTCCCCGAGTCGCTGATCGTGATCGGCGGGGGCGTGGTCGGGACCGAGCTGAGCCAGGCGTTCACGTCGCTCGGCTCGCGGGTGACCCTGATCCCGGGGAAGCGGGGGCTGCTGCCGCGGGAGGAGCCGTTCGCCGGGGAGCAGGTGGCGCAGTCGCTGGTGGAGCAGGGGGTGGACATCAGGTTCGGGGCGCGGGCTCAGGGCGTACGCCGAACCGGTGTTGATGTTGAAGTGACCCTGAGTGACGGGACTGCCGTGAGGGCGGCGGAGATCCTGGTGGCCGCGGGGCGCACGCCGCAGGCGGCGGACCTCGGGCTGGAGACCGTCGGCGTCACCGCGCTGCGGGTCGACGAGAACATGCGGATCCCCGGCTTGAGCTGGCTCTATGTGGTGGGCGACCTGAACGGGAAGGCGCTGTTCACGCACATGGCGAAATATCAGGCGGCGATCGCGGCCGGCGACATCCTGGGCAAGCCGATGGCCGCCGAGCATCTCGCCGACGGCCCGGGATCACCGCGAGTGATCTTCACCGAGCCGCAGGTCGCCGCGGTCGGGCACACCGCCGCGACCGCCGCCGCGGCCGGTCTGACCGTCCGGGTGGTCGACCTGCCGACCGACGGCAACGCCGGCGGCGCGTTCACCGGCGGGCCGCGCGGCACCAGCCGGTTCCTCGTCGACACCGACCGCAACGTGCTGGTCGGCGTCACCCTGACCGGCTCGAACGTCGCCGATTTCCTCCAGGCCGCGACGGTCGCCGTGGTGGGCGAGGTCCCGCTCGGCCGGCTGCGGCACGCCGTTCCGGCCTTTCCCACCCGCAGCGAGGTGTGGCTGTACCTCTTCAACGCGCTCGGGATCTGA